The following proteins are encoded in a genomic region of Ornithodoros turicata isolate Travis chromosome 6, ASM3712646v1, whole genome shotgun sequence:
- the LOC135398604 gene encoding uncharacterized protein LOC135398604: MSSGSHYTRREIRQLAFISEFTTDIRHVSGCDNTVAVALSRIGNLSPSTPPSAGLHFSLDTLVEFQRADAELARLRLDVGSALRLEDALLPGAAKTLVCDVSHRQPRPYSSLLLCAAKFLTRCMSLLAPTSAQPKNALRLASYESSIQALDPLLSALPAGKIHRHTHTPISTFLPPDVQFDKIHLDLVGPLPPSQGHRILLTVVDRYTRWPRPP, translated from the coding sequence ATGTCATCCGGAAGCCACTATACGCGGCGAGAGATTCGCCAGCTCGCATTCATTTCCGAATTTACCACCGACATCCGTCATGTGAGCGGTTGCGACAACACCGTAGCGGTCGCACTTAGCCGCATCGGCAACTTGTCCCCCAGCACCCCTCCTTCAGCTGGCCTCCACTTCTCTCTGGACACCCTTGTGGAATTTCAACGTGCTGACGCTGAATTAGCACGGCTTCGTCTTGACGTCGGTTCCGCCCTGCGCCTTGAAGACGCGCTCCTTCCCGGCGCCGCTAAGACACTCGTCTGCGATGTTTCCCATAGGCAGCCACGACCATATTCGTCCCTGCTGCTCTGCGCAGCCAAGTTTTTGACGCGTTGCATGTCCTTGCTCGCCCCGACATCCGCGCAACCCAAAAACGCGCTACGTTTGGCATCGTATGAAAGCTCAATTCAAGCACTGGACCCGCTGCTGTCAGCCTTGCCAGCGGGCAAGATTCATCGGCATACTCACACTCCCATCAGTACCTTCCTTCCGCCCGACGTGCAGTTTGATAAAATTCACCTCGACCTGGTCGGTCCATTGCCACCTTCTCAAGGCCACCGCATTCTACTCACCGTTGTCGACCGTTATACTCGCTGGCCGAGGCCGCCCTGA